The following are from one region of the Lynx canadensis isolate LIC74 chromosome D4, mLynCan4.pri.v2, whole genome shotgun sequence genome:
- the TXN gene encoding thioredoxin produces MVKQIESKYAFQEALNSAGEKLVVVDFSATWCGPCKMIKPFFHSLSEKYSNVVFLEVDVDDCQDVASECEVKCMPTFQFFKKGQKVGEFSGANKEKLEATINELI; encoded by the exons ATGGTGAAGCAGATCGAGAGCAAG tatGCTTTTCAGGAAGCCTTGAACAGTGCAGGGGAAAAACTTGTAGTAGTTGATTTCTCTGCCACGTGGTGTGGACCTTGCAAAATGATCAAGCCCTTCTTTCAT tcCCTCTCTGAGAAGTATTCCAACGTGGTGTTCCTTGAAGTAGATGTGGATGACTGTCAG GATGTTGCTTCAGAGTGTGAAGTCAAATGCATGCCAAccttccagttttttaaaaagggacagaag GTGGGTGAATTTTCTGGAGCTAATAAGGAAAAACTTGAAGCTACCATCAATGAATTAATCTAA